From the genome of Zalophus californianus isolate mZalCal1 chromosome 6, mZalCal1.pri.v2, whole genome shotgun sequence, one region includes:
- the FAM174B gene encoding membrane protein FAM174B isoform X2, translated as MRAARPLAPLLPLLLLLALLAAPAARARRAESAPARQPEPERRPRPLPGPGPGNATRTGSAAPVGGGGSSNSSGDALVTRISSLLRDLPTLKAAVIVACAFTALLIACLLLRVFRSGKRLKKTRKYDIITTPAERVEMAPLNEDDDDDEDSTVFDIKYR; from the exons ATGCGCGCCGCGCGGCCGCTCGCGCCGCTcctgccgctgctgctgctgctcgcGCTCCTGGCCGCGCCTGCCGCCCGCGCCCGCAGAGCTGAGTCCGCCCCGGCGCGGCAGCCCGAGCCCGAGCGCCGACCGCGGCCGTTGCCCGGCCCGGGGCCCGGGAACGCCACCCGGACGGGGTCTGCGGCGCCGGTGGGCGGCGGCGGCAGCTCCAACAGCAGCGGCGACGCCCTGGTGACCCGTATCTCCAGCCTGCTCCGCGACCTGCCCACCCTGAAGGCGGCCGTGATAGTGGCGTGCGCCTTCACCGCGCTGCTAATCGCCTGCTTGCTGCTGCGCGTCTTCAG GTCGGGAAAGAGGTTGAAGAAGACCCGCAAGTATGACATCATCACTACTCCAGCTGAACGTGTGGAGATGGCCCCACTGAATGAGGACGACGACGATGATGAGGACTCCACGGTATTTGACATCAAATACAG gtaA
- the FAM174B gene encoding membrane protein FAM174B isoform X1, with translation MRAARPLAPLLPLLLLLALLAAPAARARRAESAPARQPEPERRPRPLPGPGPGNATRTGSAAPVGGGGSSNSSGDALVTRISSLLRDLPTLKAAVIVACAFTALLIACLLLRVFRSGKRLKKTRKYDIITTPAERVEMAPLNEDDDDDEDSTVFDIKYRCGPALPLPSTGDSWARVVTQWDRPPGTWAPSKPLELESCVWGESSVLPPFTSIPGPPAGCFLLGLADTARRQE, from the exons ATGCGCGCCGCGCGGCCGCTCGCGCCGCTcctgccgctgctgctgctgctcgcGCTCCTGGCCGCGCCTGCCGCCCGCGCCCGCAGAGCTGAGTCCGCCCCGGCGCGGCAGCCCGAGCCCGAGCGCCGACCGCGGCCGTTGCCCGGCCCGGGGCCCGGGAACGCCACCCGGACGGGGTCTGCGGCGCCGGTGGGCGGCGGCGGCAGCTCCAACAGCAGCGGCGACGCCCTGGTGACCCGTATCTCCAGCCTGCTCCGCGACCTGCCCACCCTGAAGGCGGCCGTGATAGTGGCGTGCGCCTTCACCGCGCTGCTAATCGCCTGCTTGCTGCTGCGCGTCTTCAG GTCGGGAAAGAGGTTGAAGAAGACCCGCAAGTATGACATCATCACTACTCCAGCTGAACGTGTGGAGATGGCCCCACTGAATGAGGACGACGACGATGATGAGGACTCCACGGTATTTGACATCAAATACAG GTGCGGGCCTGCTTTACCTCTCCCCTCCACCGGGGACTCATGGGCCAGAGTGGTGACTCAGTGGGACCGGCCGCCTGGTACCTGGGCGCCCTCCAAACCCTTGGAACTGGAATCCTGTGTGTGGGGGGAAAGCTCAGTGCTCCCGCCTTTCACATCAATACCGGGGCCACCTGCCGGGTGCTTTCTGCTGGGCCTGGCAGACACGGCCCGCCGCCAAGAGTGA